The Microbacterium limosum genome contains a region encoding:
- a CDS encoding GntR family transcriptional regulator, with protein sequence MRQSERAYATLLEEIQSGALPAGAVLGEVEQSARLGVSRTPLRTALGRLVADGLVVQQSPRVTVVADIDAADIRALFELRRALEESAARIAAVRGDAAAFAALEREFADAGRALHGDPGRDAYYGVIARFDAAVDAAVGNDYMTQALRTVRTHLVRVRRLARDKPDRLAASVGEHRLIARALADRDADLAAHATHVHLHNALDSILDSLPEGTP encoded by the coding sequence GTGCGTCAGAGCGAGCGTGCGTACGCGACCCTGCTCGAGGAGATCCAGAGCGGCGCCCTCCCCGCCGGGGCGGTGCTCGGCGAGGTGGAGCAGTCCGCGCGGCTCGGGGTGAGCCGCACGCCGCTGCGCACGGCCCTGGGGCGGCTCGTCGCCGACGGGCTGGTGGTGCAGCAGTCGCCGCGCGTGACGGTCGTCGCCGACATCGACGCCGCCGACATCCGCGCCCTGTTCGAGCTGCGCCGCGCCCTCGAGGAGAGCGCCGCCCGGATCGCCGCGGTGCGCGGGGACGCGGCGGCGTTCGCCGCCCTCGAGCGGGAGTTCGCCGATGCCGGCCGAGCGCTGCACGGAGATCCCGGGCGGGATGCGTACTACGGCGTGATCGCGCGTTTCGACGCGGCCGTGGACGCCGCCGTCGGCAACGACTACATGACCCAGGCGCTGCGCACCGTGCGGACCCATCTCGTGCGGGTGCGACGGCTCGCCCGGGACAAACCCGACCGGCTCGCGGCATCCGTCGGCGAGCATCGGCTCATCGCCCGCGCGCTCGCCGACCGCGACGCCGACCTGGCGGCCCACGCCACGCACGTGCACCTGCACAACGCGCTCGACAGCATCCTCGATTCGCTTCCGGAAGGCACCCCATGA
- a CDS encoding ABC1 kinase family protein, whose translation MPHWVIVSLAATAFAVVSAWAVRLLLDVAVGWLRALLVSLVVFLVAWPVAEWSLTEADVVSDGRVVVDDGIAIAFLALTVGWIFVVVVVVMLTLEFLSPSRRMPNPLRVIRDAIRRRDRARRYAQILAIGSRHGLGFYESRRRGGEDELPRALVSAMNDAGVTFVKLGQVLSSREDVLPPRLIEAFSTLQMDSTPIPWDEARAAIQAQLHRPIEEVFERIDPVPLAAASVAQVHTARLAGGEEVVVKIQRPRARAQVTTDLDILERLAAEAERRTDWAKDYGALALASEFSRALREELDYRIEAANTDMLRAAIAASGTHLLRVPTVYGDYSTPQLLVQERVVGTPFSRLGDAALAPEDAARIADALLDAIVDQIAVRGVFHADLHPGNLILGEDGTVTLIDFGAVGVLEASMRRLLLPMLIAMANEDDVAVTDVALLMCGPPADGGDVAALQRDIGVILTRLRSARADENVFRLLLDVLRRNRMALPPSLLLVFRTLASLEGTLRKLVPGYDMVSRALEVAPRVALSLLSPRSAALTAQTWSALMLEQARRMPRRVESVTRSIEDGTFSVRLRAFEGGEERAWVDSIVGRVSSTIVGVTLVISGILLTVDDGGPRLTGDVPAFGFLGSVMGLGGLLLLLRALRGALRRR comes from the coding sequence ATGCCGCACTGGGTCATCGTCTCGCTCGCCGCGACCGCCTTCGCCGTCGTCTCGGCCTGGGCCGTGCGCCTGCTGCTGGATGTCGCGGTCGGGTGGCTGCGCGCACTCCTCGTCTCGCTCGTGGTCTTCCTCGTCGCCTGGCCCGTCGCGGAATGGTCGCTCACCGAGGCGGACGTCGTCTCGGACGGACGCGTCGTCGTCGACGACGGCATCGCGATCGCCTTCCTCGCCCTGACGGTCGGCTGGATCTTCGTCGTCGTCGTGGTCGTCATGCTCACGCTGGAGTTCCTCTCGCCCTCGCGGCGCATGCCGAACCCGCTGCGGGTCATCCGCGACGCGATCCGCCGTCGCGACCGGGCCAGGCGCTACGCGCAGATCCTGGCGATCGGGTCGCGGCACGGGCTCGGCTTCTACGAGAGCCGGCGCCGCGGCGGCGAGGACGAGCTGCCCCGCGCGCTCGTCTCGGCGATGAACGACGCCGGCGTCACGTTCGTCAAGCTGGGGCAGGTGCTCTCCTCCCGCGAGGACGTGCTCCCGCCCCGCCTCATCGAGGCGTTCTCGACTCTCCAGATGGACTCCACCCCGATCCCCTGGGACGAGGCGCGCGCCGCCATCCAGGCACAGCTGCACCGCCCGATCGAGGAGGTGTTCGAGCGGATCGACCCGGTGCCGCTGGCCGCGGCATCCGTCGCCCAGGTGCACACCGCTCGGCTCGCCGGCGGCGAAGAGGTCGTGGTCAAGATCCAGCGGCCCCGGGCGCGGGCGCAGGTCACGACCGACCTCGACATCCTCGAGCGCCTCGCCGCCGAGGCCGAGCGTCGCACCGACTGGGCGAAGGACTACGGCGCCCTGGCCCTCGCGAGCGAGTTCTCCCGGGCGCTGCGCGAGGAGCTCGACTACCGCATCGAGGCGGCCAACACCGACATGCTGCGGGCGGCGATCGCCGCGTCCGGCACGCACCTCCTCCGGGTCCCGACCGTGTACGGCGACTACTCGACGCCGCAGCTGCTGGTGCAGGAGCGGGTGGTCGGCACGCCGTTCAGCCGCCTCGGCGACGCGGCGCTCGCGCCCGAGGACGCGGCTCGCATCGCCGACGCGCTCCTGGACGCGATCGTCGACCAGATCGCCGTGCGCGGCGTCTTCCACGCCGACCTCCACCCCGGCAACCTCATCCTCGGCGAGGACGGCACGGTCACCCTGATCGACTTCGGCGCCGTCGGCGTGCTCGAGGCGAGCATGCGCCGGCTGCTGCTGCCGATGCTCATCGCGATGGCGAACGAGGACGACGTCGCGGTGACCGACGTGGCCCTGCTGATGTGCGGTCCGCCCGCAGACGGCGGGGACGTGGCCGCGCTGCAGCGCGACATCGGCGTCATCCTCACCCGCCTGCGCAGCGCCCGCGCCGACGAGAACGTCTTCCGGCTGCTGCTGGACGTGCTCCGGCGCAATCGGATGGCGCTGCCGCCGTCGTTGCTGCTGGTGTTCCGCACGCTCGCGTCCCTCGAGGGGACGCTGCGCAAGCTCGTCCCGGGCTACGACATGGTCTCGCGGGCCCTGGAGGTCGCCCCGCGCGTCGCGCTGTCGCTCCTCTCGCCGCGCAGCGCCGCGCTCACGGCCCAGACCTGGTCGGCCCTCATGCTCGAGCAGGCGAGGCGGATGCCGCGTCGCGTCGAGTCGGTCACCCGGTCGATCGAGGACGGCACGTTCTCGGTGCGCCTGCGCGCGTTCGAGGGAGGCGAGGAGCGCGCATGGGTCGATTCGATCGTGGGGCGGGTGTCGTCCACGATCGTGGGCGTGACGCTCGTGATCTCCGGCATCCTGCTCACGGTCGACGACGGCGGACCCCGCCTCACGGGCGACGTGCCCGCGTTCGGGTTCCTGGGCAGCGTCATGGGCCTCGGTGGGTTGCTGCTGCTGCTGCGGGCGCTGCGCGGGGCGCTGCGTCGGCGCTGA
- a CDS encoding MmgE/PrpD family protein codes for MTITHHLRVHRSDENLAREGQLAWRIAEVATDPVDVDADVVDMIINRVIDNAAVAAASLTRAPVSAARSQALDHPVSIGGRGASVFGVDPGRRTSPEWAAWANGVAVRELDYHDTFLAADYSHPGDNIPPILAVAQHVGADGRALVRALATGYEIQIDLVRAICLHKHKIDHVAHLGPSAAAGIGTLLGLPAETVYQAVGQALHTTTATRQSRKGEISSWKAHAPAFAGKMAVEAVDRAMRGETSPSPIYEGEDGVIAWMLDGPGAAYEVPLPGPGETKRAILDSYTKEHSAEYQAQAWIDLARRLHASAPAAIDPENVASIVLHTSHHTHYVIGSGANDPQKYDPAASRETLDHSIPYIFAVALQDGGWHHVDSYTPERAGRPDTVALWHKITTAEDGEWTRRYHSSDPAEKAFGGRVVITLTDGSVIEDEIAVADAHPLGARPFARPDYIAKFRLLAEPVLEPREIERFLALAERLPELSAEELARLTITARPGVLAGAPAPKGLF; via the coding sequence ATGACGATCACCCACCACCTCCGCGTGCACCGCAGCGACGAGAACCTCGCGCGGGAAGGACAGCTGGCGTGGCGCATCGCCGAGGTCGCGACCGACCCGGTCGATGTCGACGCCGACGTCGTCGACATGATCATCAACCGCGTCATCGACAACGCGGCGGTCGCGGCGGCCTCGCTCACGCGCGCACCGGTGTCCGCCGCCAGGTCGCAGGCACTGGATCACCCCGTCTCGATCGGGGGGCGCGGGGCGAGCGTGTTCGGAGTCGATCCCGGCCGGCGCACCTCGCCCGAGTGGGCGGCGTGGGCGAACGGGGTCGCCGTGCGCGAGCTCGACTACCACGACACCTTCCTCGCCGCCGACTACTCGCACCCTGGCGACAACATCCCCCCGATCCTCGCGGTCGCGCAGCATGTCGGCGCCGACGGCCGGGCGCTCGTGCGGGCGCTTGCCACCGGCTACGAGATCCAGATCGACCTGGTGCGCGCCATCTGCCTGCACAAGCACAAGATCGACCACGTCGCACACCTCGGCCCGTCCGCCGCGGCCGGGATCGGAACCCTGCTGGGCCTTCCGGCCGAGACGGTCTACCAGGCCGTCGGGCAGGCCCTGCACACCACCACCGCGACGCGGCAGTCGCGCAAGGGCGAGATCTCGTCGTGGAAGGCGCACGCGCCCGCCTTCGCGGGCAAGATGGCGGTCGAGGCCGTCGATCGGGCGATGCGCGGCGAGACGTCGCCCTCGCCCATCTACGAGGGCGAGGACGGCGTGATCGCCTGGATGCTGGACGGACCCGGCGCCGCCTACGAGGTGCCCCTGCCGGGGCCCGGCGAGACCAAGCGCGCGATCCTCGACTCCTACACGAAGGAGCACTCCGCCGAGTATCAGGCGCAGGCGTGGATCGATCTGGCCCGGAGGCTGCACGCCTCGGCGCCCGCGGCGATCGACCCCGAGAACGTCGCGTCGATCGTGCTGCACACCTCGCACCACACCCACTACGTGATCGGCTCGGGCGCGAACGACCCGCAGAAGTACGACCCGGCGGCATCCCGCGAGACGCTCGACCACTCGATCCCGTACATCTTCGCCGTCGCGCTGCAGGACGGCGGGTGGCATCACGTCGACTCCTACACCCCCGAGCGGGCGGGCCGCCCCGACACCGTCGCGCTCTGGCACAAGATCACGACGGCGGAGGACGGGGAATGGACCCGCCGCTACCACTCGAGCGACCCCGCGGAGAAGGCGTTCGGCGGACGGGTGGTCATCACCCTGACCGACGGCTCGGTCATCGAGGACGAGATCGCGGTGGCGGACGCCCACCCGCTCGGCGCCCGTCCGTTCGCGAGGCCCGACTACATCGCCAAGTTCCGCCTCCTCGCGGAGCCCGTGCTGGAGCCGCGGGAGATCGAGCGATTCCTCGCCCTCGCGGAGCGGCTTCCGGAGCTGTCGGCGGAGGAGCTCGCCCGCCTGACGATCACGGCCAGACCCGGGGTCCTGGCGGGGGCGCCGGCGCCGAAGGGGCTGTTCTGA
- a CDS encoding aldo/keto reductase family protein — MVNYRYLGNSGFKVSEITYGNWVTHASQVENEAAIATVHAALDAGITTFDTADTYANTGAEVVLGEALKGQRRESLEIFTKVYFPTGPMGPNDTGLSRKHIMDSVNGSLTRLGTDYIDLYQAHRFDYETPLEETFQAFADLVRQGKVLYIGVSEWTAEQLREGHALAKDLGIQLISNQPQYSMLWRAIEGKVVPASEELGISQIVWSPMAQGVLSGKYLPGQPLPAGSRATDEKSGADFIKRLLRDEVLTAVQKLKPIAQEAGLTMPQLAIAWVLQNPNVAAALVGASRPEQLADTVKASGVTLDADTLAAIDTALAGVVEDDPEATYETSPKARLV; from the coding sequence ATCGCCACGGTCCACGCGGCGCTCGATGCCGGGATCACGACGTTCGACACGGCCGACACGTACGCCAACACCGGCGCGGAGGTCGTGCTGGGCGAGGCGCTCAAGGGGCAGCGACGCGAGTCGCTGGAGATCTTCACGAAGGTCTACTTCCCGACCGGCCCGATGGGCCCGAACGACACCGGCCTCTCGCGCAAGCACATCATGGACTCGGTGAACGGGTCGCTCACCCGCCTCGGCACCGACTACATCGACCTTTACCAGGCGCACCGCTTCGACTACGAGACGCCGCTGGAGGAGACCTTCCAGGCCTTCGCCGACCTCGTGCGTCAGGGCAAGGTGCTCTACATCGGCGTCTCGGAGTGGACGGCCGAGCAGCTTCGCGAGGGTCACGCCCTGGCGAAGGACCTCGGCATCCAGCTGATCTCGAACCAGCCGCAGTACTCGATGCTCTGGCGTGCGATCGAGGGCAAGGTCGTTCCCGCGTCGGAGGAGCTCGGGATCTCGCAGATCGTCTGGTCGCCGATGGCGCAGGGCGTGCTCTCGGGCAAGTACCTGCCCGGTCAGCCGCTACCCGCCGGATCGCGCGCGACCGACGAGAAGAGCGGCGCCGATTTCATCAAGCGCCTGCTGCGCGACGAGGTGCTGACCGCGGTGCAGAAGCTGAAGCCGATCGCGCAGGAGGCGGGCCTCACGATGCCGCAGCTGGCGATCGCGTGGGTGCTGCAGAACCCGAACGTCGCGGCGGCCCTCGTCGGCGCGTCGCGGCCCGAGCAGCTGGCCGACACGGTGAAGGCGTCGGGCGTGACGCTCGATGCCGACACCCTCGCCGCGATCGACACCGCGCTCGCGGGCGTCGTGGAGGACGACCCCGAGGCGACGTACGAGACCTCCCCGAAGGCCCGTCTGGTCTGA
- the prpB gene encoding methylisocitrate lyase, whose translation MLYAQTPASEKRRLFRERLASGELLRLPGAFNPLSARLIERKGFEGVYVSGAVLSADLGLPDIGLTTLTEVAARGQQIAAMTELPALIDADTGFGEPMNVARTVQAIEDAGLAGLHIEDQVNPKRCGHLDGKAVVDEATALKRVRAAVEARRDPNLLVMARTDVRSVDGLDAAIDRARALVDAGADAIFPEAMRSLEEFAAMRAAIDVPMLANMTEFGKSELFGVEQLRDVGVNIVIWPVSLLRLAMGAAERGLDELLAEGRLSGRLGEMQHRADLYDLIDYAGYGRFDQNVFDFDIPGR comes from the coding sequence ATGCTGTACGCGCAGACCCCGGCATCCGAGAAGCGACGCCTCTTCCGGGAGCGCCTCGCATCGGGCGAGCTCCTTCGCCTGCCCGGCGCGTTCAATCCGCTCTCCGCGCGGCTGATCGAGCGGAAGGGATTCGAGGGGGTCTACGTCTCGGGCGCCGTGCTGTCGGCCGATCTCGGGTTGCCCGACATCGGTCTCACGACGCTGACGGAGGTCGCCGCGCGCGGCCAGCAGATCGCCGCGATGACCGAGCTGCCCGCCCTCATCGACGCCGACACGGGGTTCGGCGAGCCGATGAACGTCGCGCGCACCGTGCAGGCGATCGAGGACGCGGGCCTCGCCGGCCTCCACATCGAGGACCAGGTCAACCCCAAGCGCTGCGGCCACCTTGACGGGAAGGCGGTCGTCGACGAGGCGACGGCACTGAAGCGGGTGCGCGCGGCCGTCGAGGCCCGGCGCGACCCGAACTTGCTCGTCATGGCGCGCACGGACGTCCGCTCCGTCGACGGCCTCGACGCCGCGATCGACCGCGCCCGCGCGCTCGTGGATGCCGGGGCCGACGCGATCTTCCCCGAGGCGATGCGCTCGCTCGAGGAGTTCGCCGCGATGCGCGCCGCGATCGACGTGCCGATGCTGGCGAACATGACCGAGTTCGGCAAGAGCGAGCTCTTCGGCGTCGAGCAGCTTCGGGATGTCGGGGTGAACATCGTCATCTGGCCGGTATCGCTGCTGCGACTGGCGATGGGAGCGGCCGAGCGGGGCCTCGACGAGCTGTTGGCCGAGGGCCGTCTCTCGGGCAGGCTGGGGGAGATGCAGCACCGCGCCGACCTGTACGACCTCATCGACTACGCCGGCTACGGCCGGTTCGATCAGAACGTCTTCGACTTCGACATCCCCGGGCGCTGA